One genomic region from Ovis canadensis isolate MfBH-ARS-UI-01 breed Bighorn chromosome 24, ARS-UI_OviCan_v2, whole genome shotgun sequence encodes:
- the PRKRIP1 gene encoding PRKR-interacting protein 1 isoform X2, with the protein MASSAASSVRPPRPKKEPQALIIPKNAAEEQKLKLERLMKNPDKAVPIPEKMSEWAPRPPPEFVRDVMGSSAGAGSGEFHVYRHLRRREYQRQDYMDAMAEKQKLDAEFQKRLERNKIAAEEQTAKRRKKRQKLKEKKLLAKKMKLEQKKQCEGSSETQEQPSSGSEEASGTEDEEEDAPSFVTGR; encoded by the exons ATGGCGAGCTCGGCCGCCTCCTCTGTGAGACCGCCGAGGCCCAAGAAGGAGCCGCAGGCGCTCATCATCCCCAAGAATGCCGCGGAGGAGCAGAAGCTCAAGTTGGAACGGCTCATGAAGAACCCG GACAAAGCAGttccaattccagaaaaaatgagTGAATGGGCACCTCGACCTCCCCCAGAATTTGTCCGAGATGTAATGG GTTCAAGCGCTGGGGCCGGCAGCGGAGAATTCCATGTGTACAGGCATCTGCGCCGGAGAGAGTACCAGCGCCAGGACTACATGGATGCCATGGCTGAGAAG CAAAAATTGGATGCAGAGTTTCAGAAGAGACTGGAAAGGAATAAAATTGCTGCAGAGGAGCAGACTGCGAAGCGTCGGAAAAAGCG CCAGAagttaaaagagaagaaattactGGCAAAGAAGATGAAACTTGAACAGAAGAAGCAATGTGAAG GATCCAGTGAGACCCAGGAGCAGCCATCCAGTGGCTCCGAGGAGGCGTCTGGGacggaggacgaggaggaggacgCGCCCAGCTTCGTCACGGGGCGATGA